The Chionomys nivalis chromosome 6, mChiNiv1.1, whole genome shotgun sequence sequence ttagaaaaccaTTTAAAATCCAGGACTGAATACATACAAACGAGTAGGAAAACCCACTTGTGTTTTAAAATCACTGGCCTGTGAAAGCCTCAGTACCACGTGGCTAAGGATCAAACTGTTCCAGATTCTGTGCCTTTTGAATAGCCTCAGAGAATGAAACGAGTTAGCATATTTCATGACCCCAGTGATGGTGCAGAGAAGATGCAGATTGGTAACTGGAAAACTTAAATCTGGGAGGGGGGgttgttttatattaaaacaaagcTGTTTGCATAATCTGCTTCAGTGTACAGCTGAGCAATCTATGCTAGAAGTGGTGGCTCCAACTTGTGAGTGTGTAGAGTAGTTCACATTGGCCTCTTCAGCGGAGGATGTGCTGACACGTTAGATCACGTTTTCAAAGAGCTGCATGGAACGCATGATGTTTTCATCCtatatgggagaaagaaggatttCATCTGCAGGGTTTATAATGGAAAGTACATCCTTAAGTATGGCCTATGTCCTTCTTGTGCTGCTTTGTGTTGGCCAATATATCTGTTCTTCATTCTATACAAATAACTACAAGgctttattttatactttcttGAATATGTCTTTAGATATTTTATGTCTTGGTAGTAGACCAGGGTATTTCTCAAATGATGTCAGGATGCAAACAGTGAATGTGATGGCTAAGGTTGCCAGATTCTCAGTCTCTACAGTGCGAGACCGCCATTCTTAAACTACTATAAACCAATCtaataacaccccccccccatgtgtgtgtggcgAGCTTCAAGAGATTATCCAAGAACAGATGGGAACTTTGGCATTTTAGGTAGATTGCAAGTCAAAACACAGAAGGTATACAAATATTCATCTTCCAGGACAGAGAACAATCAGTATGCTTACAGGCATTTTACCTCTGTAGCTCTCAGTTATTGCTAACTCTGTATTTCCTGTAAGAGTCTTTAAAACTGAATAGTTTCTGAACAGCCAAGAAATGACTGGTTAGCAGAAACCATTGCACAGTGCATGGGTTCATCTTAGCCTGATTCTTAGAAATGAGCTCCAGGGACAGACTGGGCTCTTGAGAGGACTTCTGGTGAGACATTGTTTCACAGTAAACACTGCTGGAAAGCCATTTGTATTGGTGTGTAACTGCTGGAGCACTGGTGCTTTCATTGCCTCAACGTTAGTTATGACACCACCAAGAGGGTTGATGTCACcacttcaaatctttcagagatgtTGACTTTGAAAGGTGAGTTGAGAAACAAGCAGGCATCAGGAAaagttgaaggggggaggggggaccaCCAGCAAATGTGTCTCCATGCTGATAATTATGGCCGTCCCCATGCATGAAGTTGAATCACTCTAGGTGAGCTAAGTCTAGATTTCCAGGGAGCACATAACTGTTAGATTTTTCTAAGAAttatttcctctttgtttttataaGTGAGGACAATTATTGGGTTCAACCAAAATGTTCCCTTTTGTCCATGTTTATTAAATCAGTGATaccttgcagaagacctgaatttgatctctgaAACTCAAagtttcagaaaggaaaaggaagaacaaactcctgcaagttgtcctttagCCTTCAAATATGTGTCATGGCATGTTCTTTCCtcacaacatacatacacagaaagaaatttgaaattgAAAAAAGACCAATTCAAGCTTCCATAGTGTGTTGGCACTGGATTTCTAATGCTATgaagacacaataaataaacatgttttaaatgaacTATGTATTGGAAAGAGTAAAGTTTTATGatatgggatttccttctgtatactgagaatattttttattaccattggttaataaagaagctgattcagcctatagcagggcagaatatagccaggttggaagagagATATATAGGGAGTGCtcagagagacatcatgtagTTGCCGATGGAGACAGATTCCgcaaaaccttaccagtaaaccacaagccttgtgggaaaatacaaaataatagaaatgtgttaatttaagatataagagttagttaataagaatcccaagctattggccaagcagtgttgtaattactatagcttctgtgtgattattcagttctgggcagctgggaaacaaacaagcagtctctgcctacagttttattctttcattatatgtgtatacatctGCGTGTAGGTACGTGAACGCAGGCATGCACgtgcctgcagagtccagaggAGGGTCTCAGATTCCATGGCCCTGGACTTTCAGACCATTGTGAGATTCCTGACTTTGATGATGGGAACCAAACTTTGGAACTCTAAAGGgaacagcaaacactcttaactaccgaaccacctctccagcttctgaagcagtaatttaaatctatggttttgatttttttttcaagacagggtttctttgtgtagccttagctgtgcTGTAACTccctctgtataccaggctgggtttgaactcttagagatctgtctgcctctgcctcccaaatgctgggataaaggcgtgcaccaccatcgcatGACATCTATGTTTTTGTTTATCAGAAATGAGTAACCTCTAAAGGTTTCCAGAAACAAAGGGACGATGTACGTAATTTTCACCTCAGGATAGGCAATCTATCAAATTGAATGTGCGCAGAAGTCTGTTTCCATGTGAGAAGATTGTCTTGTTACTGTGCTCAGCTTCTACAGTTgatttctattttgctttcttcCCATTGGCTGTGCCCACTGTAGCTGATGCTAACAAAagggagagttttttttttccttacttaCTTTTTGGCAACTTTCAATGAACTCATCTATGGTAACAACACCATCTTTATTTTTGTCCATCTTctgttgagaaagaaaagaacaaagcattGTATTGGATGACCTTTTGATGTTCTCCCCATACCCAGTCGAGTGGCACAGATAAGAATGTAGCacatgttatgttatgttatgttatgttatgttatgttatgttatgttatgttatgttatgtggGACAATTCCATGCTAGGAGGAGCTAGTGACTTCCTACAATGGTGGGGCCAAGTCATCATAGGTTGTATCCTTTTCCACACAATGTGAAGCATGGATCATCTAAACTGATTTCTAAATAAAACAGAGTTCATATAGTTTGTGGAAATGCAGAGTCTTGACTTTTCCTTCTATAAAATGGGAGAGTAGTActgagaatttatttttaaggttattGTGGGAACTGCATGACAGCAGTTATGAAACAGAATGGCTTAGTCAGGATAAAGTGGCTCTTCTGCAGTTACaattttctttaataatgaaTTCAAAAGCCCAAAATATGAAATTAAGATACTATGTGTCCTAttgttctgtctctgtgaataaacattttcctttccattttgtctCTGTGAATCAacattcttctttccattttttttttctcgtcAAGGTGCTTTGCAAGTATTAGAAAATCTATTCATAGCTGTCTTCCCTCCCGCCTTCCCTCGCATCTCTCGTTCCCACCTGGAAAAATGTCTCCACATGCTGTCGGGGAGCGTCTTCCTTGAGGACAGGATATGTGCATTTCCCCATCATGTCatatattgctttcattatgtccAGCATTTCCTGAAATGGAAAGGCACTCATGTGAGGCTGCACACCAAGTGAAGAAGCACATCCAGATGCATTAGGAGATTTTATTCCGTTCACttgtttcttaaattctttctgaGGTGCCTTTTAGTTTGCCAGAAGCCAACAGCCCCAAAGCAGTGGAATCTAAATGTAACAATCGACTGAGAGATTTCAGTTTTGCAATGAAGTAGATTCCTATGTATCTCACTTGGTTGGGAAAGGAATAGTCTGATTTAATGTGTTTTCAAAAGATACATAGACTTTGTTTTACTGGACTATTACACATTTATTGATTACTACTTATTAGAAATATTTTGCCTTTAAAACTAAAACTAAGTACTAATTATAAGTAATTAGTAAAGTCCCTGGAGACTTTTTTATGTTTATCACTTTTTCCTAATTTTGCTTTAACTGAAGAAGTCACacaaattcaaatattttgaCTAGGAAGCACCTTAACATTTCATtagcttttaaattaaaatctatttttgCCATGTCATTTTAATCTTCTAAGACAATAATAATATCTAGTTTCTTAAATACTTAGATTTATTATCTGACATGAAACCCATCTTAGATTCAGCAGATGATACAGTTCTATTCATATTTAGTTTTTAtagtatgtattatataataaagcagtttgtaaaaataaatgaaactttaaaaggtGTCTGTAACATAGATAAATAGTAAGATATAAGTAAGCTGTAGGCAGAGTTGATGAGCTGTATTAAACATAGAAAGGGATAGAACATTAGCACtgtgttcagttctcagcattgCAGCAAACAAAAGAATGGTTCAATTAGGAAGAGCTAAAATTCTTCATGTCCTCTAGGTTCCTTGATGTTCTTGAGGTACCTAGGCAGTGGATATTCGTGCTATGCTAAATCTGGAAGAAGCACATCTACTCATGAAGCTTAGCACTCCTTGATGATACCTAATCTTTCTCCATGTATCCTTGGTCACTAACCAAGCAGTGGCACCCTGTCACACAGAGTCTGTATCCCGTAAAGCATGTTCATGTCACTGGTCCTGAGTACCTTATCTCAAATGGGACTGTTTGTTCAAGCCCTCACTCTGGGGAAGATAGCAATGCAGAGAGAAATAATAGGCCTTGTGACCCTTAAGTATGCCCATGCTCCCAGCAGAATGTTCTTTCAATCTTATGAGCATCCTACACAAAGCGTGACTACCTTCCCTCATCCCTTATCTTCTGTTGTTTTAAATCAGCAAACCATTTTAATTTGCGAATGCCACATTATTAGCATACCTCCAGTTCTTTTTGTTGAGCACAACGTTGTCCTGATTCACCCCCAAACAAGGGAAATACCTGACAGCCATTGGGTGGTATACCTTTGGTGGCTGTTGATTTTCTGAAACCATTGGCCTCCAAACTGCAGTCTACCTACAGAAGACCTCTGCCACTCCCAAGGATCCTGACTTTGCCCCATATTATCAACAGAAAAAAGGGAGTGTAATATTGAtatgtttcatgttttctttggAGGTTTACTACAAATGAGTTCTATCTGTTACATTTTTATTAGAATGTATCCCATTTCTACCCAACATATCACAAATTAGTTTTGATTTCGTAAAACGTGACTTTTAAAGTAATCATTGAAATTGTCTAATACTCTGAAGTTAATCAAAACTATCTCAGAGGATACTTAAATTGGTGTGCCATCTCTTACTTCTTTAGTGATGTAGCCATCTTTGTTTATATCATACAAATTAAATGCCCAGTTGAGTTTTTCTTGTACTGTCCCCCGAAGCAAAATGGAAAGACCTTTGATGAAAtcctaaaatgaaattaaaatagaatttagaaTATGGTAAAATTCCCTCTTAAATGATCATAGCAAAATTAACAACCCTCTGGATTTTGAACGTGTTTCCAGTGTATTTTTAATCTTCAGTTCCTAAAGTTCTTTGTAAGTATGAACTGTACCGTACCCTTTAACATTTTCATCTAATTAGCAACTGAGTTAAATTAACCATGGCACTGGAAATTATACCTTTATACGTGAGTACCTAGACAgcagagcatgcacacacacacacacacacacacacacacacacacactttaaaagaagaaataatattcaTGAGTAAGAAATGCAGGTTTTCCATAAGAAACAAATAATCTGTACTCTTTAAGTAGAAGTCAAGTTATAATTGGCATTTGGACAGTTGTGAAAAAAAACTGGAGCCACAGTGAGTGGATTCAAACTAGCATCCTTTATCTCTAAtttcatattcataaaaatgAGGATAATATCTGCCTCATAAAGATTTTACAATGATTGAAAGGGTCCTTGTAGACCCTTTTAACAGTCCTTGTAGAGGGCATTGGCCATGAAGCTGTTTTTACTCTGGAATTTTCAGCTAATGTTTAAATGGATTTGTTTACAGGGAAAGGGATCCAGGTTAACCTGAGAAAATTCTCGTGTATTTGTTGTTATATGAAGTAAATATTACAATGTAATAAACTCTTGGAGTCACAGTCTcctcttagaaatgaaaaagtgCGGGGAAATCCAGAGGTTACCCTTTGGGTGAACTtgaattctctctccttttctgcatTCCATCATTTTACAGCTGTTTTCCTGTGCTGGGTTTTAcatagtgtttttctttctttggtggtACCTTTGGAGCTGTTAGCATACATACAGCTCACAAATTAAGATTTATGTAAGAAAGCTGGTGGAAAGTTCTCCCCTTCCCAAACCGAAATTAGCCATTTCTTTTTCAACAATTTTTTGTgactatgtatatttatttatttgcattctccttttctttaaataaatggtAGCTTAAAATGCCATTCTGTACTTAATTTTGTTTCAACTTGTCCACAATGAAATATTGAAAGAGAGTCCTTTGAACACAATGAGAACTCTTGTTGCTTGCCTTCTTAATAAAGTGGGTATTccatttggatatatatatatatatatatatatatatatatatatatatatagagagagagagagagagagagagagagagagaagagagagagagagagagacagggtttctctgtagctttggagcctgtcctggaactagctcttatcgatcaggctggcctcgaactcacagagatccgcccgcctctgcctcccaagtgctgggattaagtgtgcgccaccaccgcccagctttggaTATGTTTCTATTAGTGTTTCCTGCACCAACAGATAAACCCAACATCATCCCTGTCTCTAGTGATAGAACAAATCTGCCCAAGACCACCAGATTTGAGGCTGACATTATTACTGAACCTAGTCCAAGTCTAAGTGATTCTGAGGTTCTTGGACTCTTCTAAGGAATGTTAACCAGGTTAAAGGTGCTCTTCCATGTATGACAGGAAGTTAGTCACAAAGTTCAAGGGCTGTTGGTGGCATCTTGCTGTCAAACTGGGCCACCCTCAATGTGCAGTTAGAGCCATTTCTGGCCTTTTCATTCCTTTGAGCCAATAAAGACCACACTGTTGTCTTCTGTTATTATATGATTTCTAGTCTTATTAGGGAAAGCACTCCTTTTTTGCATACATTCCTCTTAAGTTCTAAGTATCTTGAACAGGCTTACACTAAACAGTGGTTATGACCGAAGGTTCCTGCCCTAACTCTGTCACAGGGAAGGGGAGAACAAAACAGCCCAGGAGTAaaactcttttattattattattataaactagCTAGAGATAAACCATTCCCAACAGTACTACTGCTCTCTAGCCTGTATTATGAAAATGCCTAAGGGGAGAAGAAGTAGAAACTACAGCCAACTCCCTCAATTTCCCTGGTCAGTTTCTGCTGGATGTGTGTAAATGTCTCTAATTCTCAATTTGATGATCCTACTTTCCTGGTGTTACTGGTCCTCCTTATACTTGAACACCTTGCCCAAGGAGACACTGTTTTGTCCAGGGTTCTTTACCAGGAAATTCAGTCTTTAAGAGACTTCCTCAGCTGATTTCTGCTGGAGGCTTTTAGAGCCCAATTTGATAATattttgatattctctctctctctctctctctctctctctctctctctctctctctctctctctctctctctctctctccatatttgGCTTACTATATACTTGATAAACCCATCCATAACCCAAAGTACAACTATTGTAGACCCTTCTCTAGAAGACAGAGAGCTAGGGCTGACGTAGTAAGAACCTAGTCCCGCTCAGCGGagctctttctcttccatctgACATCCCTTTACTCAGTCTCCGGGCAGTTGCTGACTATTTCCTGAGCTTTagtcattctttcttctatcagCCAAAGACCACCCTGACTGAGAATAACCCATCTGGAGGCGGATGCAACAAAGTCCAGATAGGAAACAGTAAATGACTCGCTAAAGGTTACAGAGGTGACAGACTAGGCACAGGAAGTTATTAAGACATTCTTGTGTGTGTTGtaacttgttttcttcatcttggACATCCTGTCATTGCTCAGAGCCAGGGTGGCCATGCTGCTGGGCAGTGTGTTCAGTCTGCACAAGTTCCAGGCTGCCGCACAACACCCTGCCTACCCAACCGGGCAACGTATTCCACCATTGACCGTACCCTGCTCTCACACTTATCTCTGCCGACTCTAGTTCCACTTCTCTTCACGGAGCTTGCACCGCTCTATCTTTTCCACCTCTTCACTGCATATCCGTTTGATGTAAAGACATTGGAAACTGCAGTGTATAATATACTGTATAATATGCAAGCAGCTTAACTTCATTTCATTTCAACCAGTCATTGGCCTGGTTCAAGGTTTTGAAGCACTGTAAATACCGGACCATCACTGAGATTCATCTCATATGTACTGCTCTTGTCCAGAGTCAGAGTGATCTTGTAGCTAGGCAGGGAATGAGGGGGCAGGTTCCCTGAGAGCTCCAGGCTGCCACACATCTCTGCTTCTGTGCTTGGCCTGCAAGCAGTACCACTGCCCATGCTCTCAGTCTCCCAGCAGGGCAAGCCGGGTGGGCTACAGCCACAGCAGCTTCATTCTGGGGCGGGCCCTATTCGTAATGACAGCTGATTCTGCAGGACAAGCTCCTTTGTGTACTCTAGTAGCTCGTGGATGGAGTCATTATTGGGTTGAACCTACTCAAAGTGCTGGATCTGAGACTGGGTGGTAGCAGAGTTGATCAACCTGCTTGGGCCTTCCAGGCGTCATCTGCCTGCGTGGGCCTTCCAGGTGGAGTcatatctttttaaataatagtgCCTTGGAAAGTGATTATAGCTATACTAAATTAAATTAGAAACTATTTGATTTAACCTTTCTGGCGGCCTTTAAGCGTTTGATAAATGTTAAACAATATTCATAAATATGTGTACAATAAATACAATTACAAATATAATCCCTAATATAAAGAAGGCTGTACTGAAAAATCCCGTAAGCACCGATAAGTCTAACATCtactaatattaaatatttccatTCTGCATTTTTTCACATATATCTGAGCCATACATATGATCTTAAATGCATTATAGATATTGgatatattttattctatatgCATATGTTATAGGATTACATATGCACATTATATCATTGTTGCATTTATATCAGCATTTTAATATTGACTAATATCACATGTTATTTggcacttttatatttttatttaatattacaaatattttgtCATATCACTGAAAATCTTTCATGACCTCTTTGAAGTAACTATATGGTTGACTCataaaaatgtatcatatttACAAAACAggaataattttatgctttgatATAATAGTTTAATCAATGACTTCTGAACATTTTGAACCACAATAAGAATCACATTGAaagcagttatttttttttttaagatttcttttttactctgTGATGTGGAGTTTTTCCTACACGAATGTCTGTGCCTTTAAAGGCCGGAAGTTggaactggatcccctggaactggagctacagagagttgtgagttgccaggtgggtgttgagaattgaaccccTTGTCCTGTAGAAGAGCAACCCATGCTCTTAAATGCAGAATCATCGCTCCAGCCCCCAGGAATCATATTTTAAATGGTAATCCACCACCACCCGGAGagatacaaacacacattaatggaaatgtaATTTTATGCAACCATGGACCTGAACTTGAAGTTATCATGATGATagccttcatttttctctcactatttttctaaaatgttatGGTCACTGAACTCTAATTTCTGTACCTCCATGGCTTCATTTGAAGCTTGCATGCTGCGCAGTGATATGGATAGAAAACAACTCATTTTGTTACTTCCTATTGTTGAAtatgtaaattaattaaaatatttctttttagaaatgaTTCTGCAGCaaacttttttccctttttcccaAAATTCTGTCTCATTTTCCTAAGGAAGAAGAATTAGTGGGTAAGTGACCCTAAGATACAGAAATTTAATGTAATAATGATGAGACATTGTTACTTTGAGGACTATCTGGCTCAGCAGTCCCCTGTGTTAGCAAATGCCAGCTGCTCATGTCACCCGAGGAATGCACACTGTGCTGCTATTCACTTTATAGATGGGTGCTCAGGGCTGTGACAAAAATCACAGCACTGAGCTTGGAACAGAGGTGTTGGAAGCAGAAACAGACTTCTGGTTCAAATTCCAGTCTTCCCTTTTAGTTTGAACTGAGGTCAAGGCCTGTGGTCATGTAGAACATCAAGCTACCAATATGAGCCTCACCGTCATTGCTGTCTTTGTAGGAAAGAATTGTGGGGTGATGTGAAGGGGGAGCTCCAGTCCACTTCAGTCTCTGACGAGTAGCATTGAAGAACAGCTAGAGGTGTcagtgttttttgagacagggttcctcagtgtagcactggctgtcttggaattc is a genomic window containing:
- the Kcnip4 gene encoding Kv channel-interacting protein 4 isoform X4; translated protein: MATVRHRPEALELLEAQSKFTKKELQILYRGFKNECPSGVVNEETFKEIYSQFFPQGDSTTYAHFLFNAFDTDHNGAVSFEDFIKGLSILLRGTVQEKLNWAFNLYDINKDGYITKEEMLDIMKAIYDMMGKCTYPVLKEDAPRQHVETFFQKMDKNKDGVVTIDEFIESCQKDENIMRSMQLFENVI
- the Kcnip4 gene encoding Kv channel-interacting protein 4 isoform X3 is translated as MKLLPCSAAKTSSPAIQNSVEDELEMATVRHRPEALELLEAQSKFTKKELQILYRGFKNECPSGVVNEETFKEIYSQFFPQGDSTTYAHFLFNAFDTDHNGAVSFEDFIKGLSILLRGTVQEKLNWAFNLYDINKDGYITKEEMLDIMKAIYDMMGKCTYPVLKEDAPRQHVETFFQKMDKNKDGVVTIDEFIESCQKDENIMRSMQLFENVI